The Caproicibacterium lactatifermentans genome contains a region encoding:
- the murA gene encoding UDP-N-acetylglucosamine 1-carboxyvinyltransferase gives MSKLRISGPCRLHGEVQVHGAKNSALPLLAASLLCTQPCLLRNCPHLSDVDTAITILRRLGCRVSAEGDAVSVDARTMSSCTIPDALMREMRSSIIFLGAIIGRMGEASLSFPGGCELGPRPIDLHLQALRRLGVQITEDHGRLLCTAPNGLQGAQITLSFPSVGATENVLIAAATAKGTTVLENAAHEPEIEDLAGFLNACGARIAGAGTSTVTIEGVQRLSGCAYRVIPDRIAAATYLAAAAATGSKLTLRGVVVRHLVPVLPAFEEAGCRLTATGDTLTLAPPKVLQRVRCIRTMPYPGFPTDAQAPLMAMTTVAQGTSVFIENIFEERYKHVGELLRMGANIHVNGRVAVVEGVPSLSGAPVEAADLRGGAALVIAGLAAQGTTILSGVHHIDRGYEGIEQILRALGAEIERIPETED, from the coding sequence ATGTCAAAATTACGCATCAGCGGCCCGTGCCGTCTGCATGGGGAGGTGCAGGTGCACGGTGCGAAAAACAGCGCTCTGCCCCTGCTGGCGGCCTCTCTGTTGTGCACACAGCCGTGTTTGCTGCGGAACTGTCCGCATCTTTCGGATGTAGATACTGCGATTACGATTCTGCGACGGCTTGGCTGCCGGGTATCAGCGGAAGGGGACGCGGTTTCCGTGGATGCACGTACCATGTCGTCCTGCACAATCCCAGATGCCCTGATGAGAGAAATGCGCTCCTCTATTATTTTCTTGGGGGCAATCATTGGGCGTATGGGGGAGGCTTCCCTCAGTTTCCCCGGCGGGTGCGAGCTGGGGCCGCGTCCCATCGACCTGCACCTGCAGGCGCTGCGGCGGCTGGGGGTGCAGATAACGGAAGACCATGGCAGGCTTCTCTGTACGGCGCCGAATGGGCTGCAGGGGGCACAGATTACGCTTTCCTTCCCAAGCGTCGGAGCAACCGAAAATGTGCTGATTGCCGCCGCAACGGCAAAAGGAACAACGGTACTGGAAAATGCGGCACACGAGCCGGAAATTGAAGATTTAGCGGGCTTCCTAAATGCCTGCGGCGCGCGGATTGCAGGGGCAGGCACCAGTACAGTTACCATTGAAGGGGTACAGCGCCTTTCCGGCTGCGCTTATCGGGTGATACCGGACCGTATTGCCGCGGCAACTTATCTGGCGGCAGCGGCGGCTACAGGCAGCAAGCTGACGCTGCGCGGCGTGGTTGTACGTCATCTGGTTCCAGTGCTGCCGGCTTTTGAAGAAGCTGGCTGCCGCTTGACGGCAACCGGTGACACACTGACACTGGCACCGCCAAAAGTGTTGCAGCGTGTACGCTGCATTCGCACCATGCCGTACCCCGGTTTTCCAACGGATGCGCAGGCACCACTTATGGCAATGACTACTGTGGCACAGGGAACCAGCGTCTTTATAGAAAATATCTTTGAGGAACGTTATAAGCATGTAGGCGAACTGCTGCGCATGGGAGCCAATATCCATGTAAATGGCCGTGTAGCAGTGGTGGAAGGGGTGCCGTCTCTTTCCGGCGCACCGGTGGAGGCAGCGGACCTGCGCGGGGGTGCAGCACTGGTCATTGCCGGGCTGGCTGCACAGGGAACAACCATCCTTTCGGGTGTTCATCATATCGACCGGGGCTATGAGGGCATTGAGCAGATACTGCGGGCGCTCGGCGCGGAAATTGAGCGGATTCCGGAGACGGAGGACTGA
- the ftsZ gene encoding cell division protein FtsZ, translated as MPFEIDNDFENIVQIKVVGVGGGGGNAIDRMVTMGVQGVEFISVNTDKQALFRSKATQKIQIGEKVTHGKGAGSNPEMGGKAADESREAITEAVRGSDMVFITAGMGGGTGTGVAPVVAEIARDLGILTVGIVTKPFAFEGKRRMQQAEEGIAQLREHVDSLVVIPNERLKLVSEQRITLLNAFSVADDVLRQGVQSISDLIKLPGLVNLDFADVTAVMKDAGYAHMGVGRASGKDKAETAANMAISSPLLETSIAGAKGVIINITSSPDIGLDEIETASSMISEQASDDANIIWGAAFDENMDDEMSVTVIATGFETSGGEESLADDGSKASDADADINILNGSFGGSKSMAHNGPAKKQQAPAAAPTLKKEVKSTLDDDDEGFVDIMSIFNRNK; from the coding sequence ATGCCTTTTGAAATTGACAACGACTTCGAAAACATCGTTCAGATAAAAGTGGTCGGCGTCGGCGGCGGCGGCGGAAACGCCATTGACCGCATGGTTACCATGGGAGTACAGGGAGTAGAGTTTATCAGTGTTAACACCGATAAACAAGCCCTGTTCCGTTCCAAAGCAACCCAGAAGATTCAGATTGGTGAAAAGGTAACACACGGCAAAGGCGCCGGCAGCAACCCGGAAATGGGTGGTAAAGCTGCAGACGAGAGCCGCGAAGCAATTACAGAAGCGGTGCGCGGCAGTGACATGGTCTTTATTACTGCAGGTATGGGCGGCGGCACCGGCACTGGTGTAGCCCCAGTTGTGGCAGAGATTGCCCGCGACCTCGGCATTTTGACCGTCGGCATTGTGACAAAGCCGTTTGCCTTTGAGGGCAAGCGCCGTATGCAGCAGGCCGAAGAGGGCATTGCACAGCTGCGCGAGCACGTGGATTCCCTGGTCGTTATCCCCAACGAGCGCTTAAAACTGGTTTCGGAACAGCGCATTACGCTGCTGAACGCGTTCTCCGTTGCAGATGATGTGCTGCGGCAGGGCGTGCAGAGTATTTCTGACCTGATTAAGCTGCCTGGCCTGGTCAACTTGGACTTCGCCGATGTGACCGCCGTTATGAAGGACGCCGGCTACGCACACATGGGCGTCGGCCGTGCTTCCGGCAAGGACAAAGCCGAAACAGCCGCCAACATGGCTATTTCCAGCCCATTGCTGGAAACCAGCATTGCCGGGGCAAAGGGTGTTATTATCAATATCACTTCTTCTCCTGACATTGGCTTGGATGAAATTGAAACCGCTTCTTCTATGATTAGCGAACAGGCGAGCGATGATGCAAACATCATTTGGGGCGCCGCGTTCGATGAGAACATGGACGATGAGATGAGCGTTACGGTTATCGCCACTGGCTTTGAAACCAGCGGCGGTGAGGAATCACTGGCAGATGACGGCAGCAAGGCTTCCGATGCAGATGCAGACATCAACATTCTGAACGGTTCCTTTGGCGGCAGCAAGTCTATGGCACATAACGGACCGGCAAAGAAACAGCAGGCACCAGCTGCTGCACCTACGCTCAAGAAGGAAGTAAAGTCTACGCTGGACGATGACGACGAGGGTTTTGTGGATATTATGTCCATCTTTAACCG
- a CDS encoding cell division protein FtsQ/DivIB: MSAGQRQRAYNRMRHRKRMKVLFYIIAFLAVIVTAVILCFVFVFRIQSVVVDGKSRYPTGQIMSVSGVKKGQNLFSVDTSSAAKKVGSACPYLTEVSVNRRLPCKVVISVKEGTPSGAVQWNGKYIMMDHTGRVMEVLSSKPSSVPVVKGLEINSAQVGGSAVFKDSQKSGLYQQVAKAISDNSFANVTVIDVSDMYDLSVTCRTTTGKSLQIKLGNSTYLGKKFRFAKATMAQHLSGEAGVFNVSSVSKEKSITWFTPASVASSASAASSASSSSASSKSTSSKENSSSVSKSEGEDSSGSGE; the protein is encoded by the coding sequence ATGTCTGCAGGACAGCGGCAGCGCGCTTACAACCGAATGCGCCACCGCAAGCGCATGAAAGTACTGTTTTACATTATTGCGTTTCTGGCGGTCATTGTAACCGCCGTCATTTTGTGCTTTGTGTTTGTTTTCCGTATCCAAAGCGTTGTGGTAGATGGAAAATCCCGTTATCCCACCGGTCAGATTATGTCTGTCAGCGGGGTAAAAAAGGGGCAGAACCTTTTTTCCGTGGACACTTCGTCGGCCGCTAAGAAAGTAGGAAGTGCCTGCCCCTATTTGACAGAGGTAAGCGTCAACCGGCGGCTGCCGTGCAAGGTAGTCATCAGCGTAAAAGAGGGGACACCCTCCGGTGCGGTACAGTGGAACGGCAAATATATCATGATGGACCATACTGGGCGGGTGATGGAGGTCCTTTCTTCTAAACCTTCCAGTGTGCCGGTCGTGAAAGGGCTGGAAATCAATTCGGCACAAGTTGGCGGTTCAGCTGTATTTAAGGACAGCCAGAAAAGCGGCCTGTATCAGCAGGTGGCAAAGGCAATTTCTGACAACAGTTTTGCCAATGTCACCGTCATTGATGTATCAGATATGTATGACCTCAGTGTAACCTGCCGCACAACGACAGGAAAGAGTTTACAGATAAAGCTGGGCAATTCCACTTATCTGGGAAAGAAATTCCGTTTTGCGAAAGCAACGATGGCACAGCACCTTTCGGGTGAAGCGGGCGTTTTCAACGTTTCTTCTGTTAGCAAAGAGAAATCCATTACATGGTTTACGCCAGCATCTGTTGCCTCATCGGCATCAGCTGCATCGTCGGCCTCCTCTTCGTCGGCTTCGTCCAAAAGTACGTCTAGCAAGGAAAACTCATCCAGCGTTTCAAAAAGTGAGGGTGAAGACTCCTCAGGCAGCGGGGAATAG